A window from Pseudomonas moraviensis encodes these proteins:
- the mazG gene encoding nucleoside triphosphate pyrophosphohydrolase, whose protein sequence is MKYTLEDLLHLMSRLRDPQFGCPWDIKQTYATIVPHTLEEAYEVADAIERGDLDHLQGELGDLLFQVVYYSQLAKEEGRFEFAGVIDSITRKLIRRHPHVFPTGDLYAPLDVPRLSEAQVKQRWEEIKAEERAEKSAAPEQLSLLDDVPATLPALSRSAKLQKRAGQVGFDWPDALPVLDKVREELDEVLEAMSENDPVAVADEIGDLLFSVVNLARHLKVDPETALRGANGKFERRFRFIEQALRDTHRPMEDCTLEELDALWGEAKRQEKNEPSCG, encoded by the coding sequence ATGAAGTACACCCTCGAAGACCTGCTCCATCTGATGTCCCGTCTGCGCGATCCGCAGTTCGGTTGTCCGTGGGACATCAAGCAAACCTACGCGACCATCGTCCCGCACACCCTCGAAGAAGCCTATGAAGTGGCCGATGCCATCGAACGCGGCGATCTCGATCATTTGCAGGGCGAGTTGGGTGATCTGTTGTTTCAGGTGGTGTATTACAGCCAGTTGGCCAAGGAAGAAGGGCGGTTCGAATTCGCCGGAGTGATCGACAGCATCACGCGCAAACTGATTCGTCGTCATCCCCACGTATTCCCCACCGGCGATCTGTACGCGCCGCTTGACGTGCCGCGCTTGAGCGAAGCGCAGGTCAAGCAGCGCTGGGAGGAGATCAAGGCCGAAGAGCGCGCGGAAAAATCCGCGGCGCCCGAGCAGTTGTCGCTGCTCGACGATGTGCCGGCCACGTTGCCGGCACTGTCGCGCTCAGCCAAGTTGCAGAAGCGCGCCGGGCAGGTCGGTTTCGACTGGCCGGACGCCTTGCCGGTGCTCGACAAGGTCCGCGAAGAGCTCGATGAAGTGCTCGAAGCCATGTCCGAAAACGATCCGGTGGCGGTGGCCGACGAGATCGGCGACCTGCTGTTTTCCGTGGTCAATCTGGCCCGGCATCTGAAGGTCGATCCGGAAACCGCCTTGCGCGGCGCCAACGGCAAGTTTGAAAGACGTTTCCGTTTTATCGAACAGGCATTGCGCGACACCCACCGTCCCATGGAAGATTGCACCCTCGAAGAGTTGGACGCCCTCTGGGGCGAAGCCAAACGCCAGGAAAAGAATGAGCCCAGCTGCGGCTGA
- a CDS encoding ABC transporter substrate-binding protein, with product MRNGSSRKTPTLGHWLAGLCLFLTAWLHGVAVQAADILLTGAEESPGVQAFVQALSELRPTDNVRFQPLASLPAPGKLPASLRLILLDLPSLDWRLQDAQGPSTLVLRISRLQARQRFADAHPARLSLLWSDPPLSRQLQLIRRILPQARRVGVLFDEHGEFLLDELRVAARSLNLDIVSQRWDNTHDSRPLQAVLKNSDVLLGLDDPDLYNSQTAKNLLLSSYSRQVALIGPNIAFVRAGSLASTYSDQSDWLAILDHLLDQPTSAWPRALYPDRFKVSSNAQVARSLGIEPLNEASVASALAEGERRP from the coding sequence ATGCGCAACGGCTCGTCACGGAAGACGCCAACCCTTGGCCACTGGCTGGCGGGGCTCTGCCTGTTCTTGACCGCGTGGCTGCACGGGGTCGCGGTGCAAGCCGCCGACATTCTCCTGACCGGCGCCGAGGAAAGCCCCGGCGTGCAGGCGTTCGTCCAAGCATTGAGTGAACTGCGCCCGACCGACAACGTGCGGTTTCAGCCGCTGGCGAGCCTGCCGGCGCCGGGCAAACTGCCGGCCAGCCTGCGCCTGATCCTGCTCGATCTGCCGAGCCTCGACTGGCGCCTGCAGGACGCGCAAGGCCCGTCGACCCTGGTGTTGCGCATCAGCCGCTTGCAGGCGCGCCAGCGTTTCGCCGATGCCCACCCGGCGCGCCTGAGTCTGCTGTGGAGCGACCCGCCGCTGAGCCGACAACTGCAACTGATCCGGCGGATTCTGCCTCAAGCCCGGCGCGTCGGCGTGCTGTTCGATGAGCACGGCGAATTCCTTCTCGACGAACTGCGCGTGGCTGCCCGGTCCTTGAATCTGGACATCGTCAGCCAGCGCTGGGACAACACCCACGACAGCCGTCCGTTGCAAGCCGTGCTGAAAAACAGCGACGTATTGCTCGGTCTCGACGACCCCGATCTGTACAACTCGCAAACTGCAAAGAATCTGTTGCTCAGCAGCTACTCGCGGCAGGTTGCGCTGATCGGCCCCAACATTGCATTCGTTCGCGCTGGCAGTCTCGCCAGTACCTACAGCGATCAAAGCGACTGGCTGGCGATCCTCGACCATTTGCTCGATCAGCCGACCAGCGCATGGCCGCGGGCGCTCTATCCCGATCGTTTCAAAGTCTCAAGTAATGCGCAGGTGGCTCGTTCCCTAGGCATCGAACCGTTGAATGAAGCATCTGTCGCCAGTGCCTTGGCCGAAGGAGAGCGCCGCCCATGA
- the fabA gene encoding 3-hydroxyacyl-[acyl-carrier-protein] dehydratase FabA — protein sequence MTKQNAFTREDLLRCSRGELFGPGNAQLPAPNMLMVDRITHISEEGGKYGKGELVAELDINPDLWFFACHFEGDPVMPGCLGLDAMWQLVGFFLGWQGLPGRGRALGSGEVKFFGQVLPTAKKVTYNIHIKRVLKGKLNMAIADGSVSVDGREIYTAEGLRVGVFTSTDNF from the coding sequence ATGACCAAACAAAACGCCTTTACTCGGGAAGACCTGCTGCGCTGCAGTCGCGGTGAGCTGTTCGGCCCAGGTAACGCGCAACTGCCCGCCCCGAACATGCTGATGGTGGATCGCATCACCCATATCAGCGAAGAAGGCGGCAAGTACGGCAAAGGTGAATTGGTCGCCGAACTGGATATCAACCCTGACCTGTGGTTCTTCGCCTGCCATTTCGAAGGCGATCCGGTGATGCCGGGCTGCCTGGGTCTGGATGCCATGTGGCAACTGGTCGGCTTCTTCCTGGGCTGGCAAGGCCTGCCGGGCCGCGGCCGTGCGCTGGGTTCGGGCGAGGTGAAATTCTTCGGTCAGGTGCTGCCGACCGCCAAGAAAGTCACTTACAACATTCATATCAAACGCGTCCTCAAGGGCAAGCTGAACATGGCCATCGCCGATGGTTCGGTGAGTGTCGACGGACGCGAAATCTACACCGCCGAAGGCCTGCGCGTCGGCGTGTTCACCTCCACTGACAACTTCTAA
- the relA gene encoding GTP diphosphokinase → MVQVRAHQPINTDGSINLEAWLDHAVSVDLALDREALKEACEFAREAEQQSNARKNLWAEGSGSFSTGLEIAEILADLKLDQDSLVAAVLYRGVREGQIELAAVGQRFGPVVAKLIDGVQRMAAISASLSPRQSMVMGTQGQVENLRKMLVAMVDDVRVALIKLAERTCAIRAVKTADDEKRNRVAREVFDIYAPLAHRLGIGHIKWELEDLSFRYLEPDQYKQIAKLLHERRLDRERFISDVMTQLKDELQATGVDADISGRAKHIYSIWRKMQRKGLEFSQIYDVRAVRVLVPEMRDCYTALGIVHTLWRHIPKEFDDYIANPKENGYRSLHTAVIGPEGKVLEVQIRTHSMHEEAELGVCAHWRYKGTDVKSGSNHYEEKISWLRQVLEWHEELGDIGGLAEQLRVDIEPDRVYIFTPDGHAIDLPKGATPLDFAYRVHTEIGHNCRGAKINGRIVPLNYSLQTGEQVEIITSKHGTPSRDWLNPNLGYVTTSRARAKIVHWFKLQARDQNVAAGKTLIERELNRLGLPAVDFDKLAEKANMKTAEDMFAALGAGDLRQAHLVNLAQQLVEPERGNEQLELIPRKATGYKPGKRGDIQIQGVGNLMTQMAGCCQPLPGDAIVGYITQGRGVSIHRQDCASVLQLGGREPERIIQVSWGPVPVLTYPVDIIIRAYDRSGLLRDVSQVLLNERINVLAVNTRSNKEDNTALMSLTIEIPGLDALGRLLGRISQLPNIIETRRNRTP, encoded by the coding sequence ATGGTACAGGTGAGAGCACACCAGCCGATCAACACCGACGGCAGTATCAATCTCGAGGCTTGGCTCGATCACGCGGTCAGTGTCGATCTGGCACTGGATCGCGAGGCCTTGAAAGAAGCCTGCGAGTTCGCTCGCGAGGCCGAACAACAGTCCAACGCCAGGAAGAACCTGTGGGCCGAAGGCTCCGGCAGTTTCAGCACTGGCCTTGAGATCGCCGAAATCCTTGCCGACCTCAAGCTCGATCAGGATTCACTGGTCGCCGCCGTGTTGTATCGCGGCGTGCGCGAAGGGCAGATCGAACTGGCGGCAGTCGGCCAGCGCTTCGGCCCGGTGGTGGCCAAACTGATCGACGGCGTGCAGCGCATGGCGGCCATCAGCGCCAGTCTCAGCCCACGGCAGTCGATGGTCATGGGCACCCAGGGGCAGGTCGAAAACCTGCGCAAGATGCTCGTGGCGATGGTCGATGACGTGCGCGTTGCGCTGATCAAACTGGCCGAACGCACCTGCGCCATTCGTGCGGTGAAAACCGCCGACGATGAAAAGCGCAACCGCGTCGCCCGGGAAGTCTTCGACATCTATGCGCCGCTCGCGCATCGTCTTGGCATCGGTCACATCAAATGGGAGCTGGAGGACTTGTCCTTCCGCTATCTCGAACCTGATCAATACAAGCAGATCGCCAAGTTGCTCCACGAGCGGCGGCTGGATCGCGAGCGCTTCATCAGCGACGTGATGACCCAGCTCAAGGACGAACTGCAGGCCACCGGCGTCGACGCCGACATCAGCGGCCGGGCGAAACACATCTACTCGATCTGGCGCAAAATGCAGCGCAAGGGCCTGGAATTCAGCCAGATCTACGACGTTCGCGCCGTGCGCGTGCTGGTGCCGGAAATGCGCGACTGCTACACCGCGCTCGGCATCGTCCACACTCTGTGGCGGCATATCCCGAAAGAATTCGACGACTACATCGCCAACCCGAAAGAGAATGGCTACCGCTCGCTGCACACGGCGGTGATCGGCCCGGAGGGCAAGGTCCTCGAGGTGCAGATCCGCACTCATTCGATGCACGAAGAAGCCGAACTTGGCGTCTGCGCGCACTGGCGCTACAAGGGCACCGACGTCAAATCCGGCTCGAACCATTACGAAGAGAAAATCTCCTGGCTGCGCCAGGTCCTTGAATGGCACGAAGAACTCGGTGACATCGGCGGTCTGGCTGAACAGCTGCGCGTCGACATCGAGCCTGATCGGGTCTACATCTTCACGCCCGACGGTCACGCCATCGACTTGCCGAAAGGCGCGACGCCGCTGGATTTCGCCTACCGGGTGCACACCGAAATCGGCCACAACTGTCGCGGTGCGAAGATCAACGGCCGTATCGTGCCGCTGAACTACAGCCTGCAGACCGGCGAGCAGGTCGAGATCATCACCAGCAAGCACGGCACGCCGAGCCGCGACTGGCTGAACCCGAACCTCGGTTACGTGACCACCTCGCGTGCGCGGGCGAAGATCGTTCACTGGTTCAAGTTGCAGGCTCGCGATCAGAACGTTGCCGCTGGTAAAACCCTGATCGAGCGCGAACTCAATCGCCTCGGCCTGCCGGCGGTGGATTTCGACAAGCTGGCCGAAAAGGCCAACATGAAAACCGCCGAAGACATGTTCGCCGCCCTTGGGGCCGGCGACCTGCGTCAGGCGCATCTGGTCAACCTCGCGCAGCAACTGGTCGAGCCGGAGCGCGGCAACGAACAGTTGGAGCTGATCCCGCGCAAGGCTACTGGTTACAAGCCGGGCAAGCGCGGCGATATCCAGATTCAGGGCGTCGGCAACCTGATGACGCAGATGGCCGGCTGCTGCCAGCCGCTGCCGGGCGACGCGATCGTCGGTTACATCACCCAGGGCCGTGGCGTGAGCATTCACCGTCAGGACTGCGCCTCGGTGCTGCAACTGGGCGGGCGCGAGCCGGAGCGGATCATTCAGGTCAGCTGGGGCCCGGTGCCGGTGCTCACCTATCCGGTGGACATCATCATCCGCGCCTACGACCGTTCCGGGCTGCTGCGTGACGTCTCGCAGGTGCTGCTCAACGAGCGCATCAACGTGCTGGCGGTCAACACCCGCTCGAACAAGGAAGACAACACCGCGCTGATGTCGCTGACCATCGAGATCCCCGGTCTGGATGCGCTCGGGCGGTTGCTGGGGCGGATTTCGCAATTGCCGAACATCATCGAGACGCGACGTAACCGCACCCCGTGA
- a CDS encoding TonB-dependent receptor plug domain-containing protein, whose translation MFSGPPPPRSPLLLALLFSPLVLADDLFVDSQTLPPVLTATRLKQTPAEVPGSMTVLDNELITASGARDISELLRLVPGMMVGNINGNQPAVNYHGTNASEARRMQVLIDGRSVYRAGLATVDWSDIPVAMEDIERIEVFRGPNTVSYGANALMAVINIITSHPADSHGTRLKITRGQRGINDFYASQGTGWDGGDLRLSLSGQEDDGFDSDRNGADYRDSRRLNRLSLAVSHDLNEGQSLDWQLNAKDGSNQRPYTYRPVFSGITDAGNNSDVVAKDYAGSVRWNLDINPEHSLYVQGSAQHWDRQQVWRACDAEVSFSPELTQLWQLNPNYTERLARNISQFTGPGAAPGTPEEMALANQVLEQWRNGASRTLCGDIDQSARESRYDLELQDTLSLSDSLRLVSGLNYRYDRADSETYFNGTLDDTTWRAFGQLEWRATEHWLVQGGVMFEDTQLIGSSLTPRFAVNYLINPRHGLRAVYSEAIRSPDMFENNVNWSYQVSNLRPSAYGQSSARYFVKTRGPGDLDQEHMRSRELGYNGYFAELGLAVDVKLFYDEITGMISEPLRNNQYIASNANSSRFRGTETQLDWRLSSADRLRFTYAFVDAEASNPLDQQFTSRNSGSAGWLRNWGHGWNSALFYYGDNALNGYRFERVDTRIAKRIAIGKAQLQLAGVLQQRLDHQPNTFVDNHYDERRVMYFSAELEF comes from the coding sequence GTGTTTTCTGGCCCTCCTCCCCCGCGCTCGCCCCTGCTACTGGCACTGCTGTTCAGCCCGCTGGTGCTGGCGGACGACCTGTTCGTCGACAGCCAGACGCTGCCGCCGGTGCTCACGGCCACGCGGCTGAAGCAGACGCCGGCAGAAGTGCCCGGGAGCATGACCGTCCTCGACAACGAATTGATCACTGCCAGCGGTGCCCGCGATATCAGCGAACTGCTGCGGCTGGTGCCGGGAATGATGGTCGGCAACATCAACGGCAATCAGCCGGCGGTGAATTACCACGGCACCAACGCCAGCGAAGCACGACGCATGCAGGTGCTGATCGATGGCCGTTCGGTGTATCGCGCCGGTCTGGCGACGGTGGACTGGAGCGATATTCCAGTGGCCATGGAAGACATCGAGCGGATCGAGGTGTTTCGCGGCCCGAACACCGTCAGCTACGGCGCCAACGCATTGATGGCGGTGATCAACATCATCACTAGCCACCCGGCGGACAGTCACGGCACGCGCCTGAAAATCACTCGCGGCCAGCGCGGCATCAACGACTTTTATGCCAGCCAGGGCACCGGTTGGGATGGCGGCGATTTGCGCCTGTCGCTGTCCGGCCAGGAAGATGACGGTTTCGACAGCGACCGCAACGGCGCCGATTACCGTGACAGTCGGCGCTTGAATCGTCTGAGTCTGGCGGTCAGTCACGACCTCAATGAAGGACAAAGCCTCGACTGGCAGCTCAACGCCAAGGACGGCAGCAATCAACGGCCCTATACCTACCGCCCGGTGTTCTCCGGGATTACCGACGCCGGGAACAATTCCGACGTGGTCGCTAAGGATTACGCCGGCTCGGTGCGCTGGAACCTCGATATCAACCCCGAACACAGCCTGTACGTGCAAGGCTCGGCGCAGCATTGGGACCGCCAGCAAGTCTGGCGCGCCTGCGATGCCGAGGTGTCGTTCAGTCCTGAACTGACGCAATTGTGGCAGCTCAACCCGAATTACACCGAACGCCTGGCGCGGAATATCAGCCAGTTCACCGGCCCCGGCGCGGCACCCGGCACGCCAGAGGAAATGGCCCTGGCCAATCAGGTGCTCGAACAATGGCGTAACGGCGCGAGCAGAACCCTGTGCGGCGACATCGATCAGAGCGCCCGCGAGTCGCGTTACGACCTCGAACTGCAAGACACCCTCAGCCTGTCCGACAGCCTGCGTCTGGTCAGCGGCCTCAACTACCGCTACGACCGCGCCGACTCCGAGACGTACTTCAACGGTACCCTCGACGACACCACCTGGCGCGCCTTCGGCCAACTGGAATGGCGCGCTACCGAGCACTGGCTGGTGCAGGGAGGTGTGATGTTCGAAGACACGCAACTGATCGGCAGTTCGCTGACCCCGCGCTTCGCGGTCAACTACCTGATCAACCCGCGTCACGGCCTGCGCGCGGTGTACTCGGAGGCGATCCGTTCGCCGGACATGTTCGAGAACAACGTCAACTGGAGCTATCAGGTCAGCAACCTGCGACCTTCGGCGTATGGCCAGTCGTCGGCGCGCTATTTCGTCAAGACCCGCGGCCCCGGCGATCTCGATCAGGAGCACATGCGCTCGCGGGAATTGGGCTACAACGGCTATTTCGCCGAACTCGGACTGGCCGTAGACGTGAAGCTGTTCTACGACGAAATCACCGGGATGATCAGCGAGCCGCTGCGCAACAATCAGTACATCGCCAGCAACGCCAACAGTTCGCGCTTTCGCGGCACGGAAACGCAACTCGACTGGCGCCTCAGCAGCGCCGACCGCTTGCGCTTCACTTATGCCTTCGTCGATGCCGAGGCGAGCAATCCGCTGGATCAGCAGTTCACCTCGCGCAACAGCGGTTCCGCCGGTTGGCTGCGTAACTGGGGGCATGGCTGGAACAGCGCCCTCTTCTATTACGGAGACAACGCGCTCAACGGCTATCGGTTCGAACGCGTCGACACGCGCATCGCCAAACGCATCGCCATTGGCAAAGCGCAGCTGCAACTGGCGGGCGTGCTGCAACAGCGTCTCGACCATCAGCCGAACACCTTCGTCGATAACCATTATGACGAACGCCGGGTGATGTATTTCAGCGCCGAGCTGGAGTTCTAG
- the fabB gene encoding beta-ketoacyl-ACP synthase I, giving the protein MRRVVITGLGIVSCLGNDKETVSANLRASRPGIRFNPEYAEMGLRSQVSGSIDLNLEELIDRKIYRFVGHAAAYAYLAMKDAITDSGLTEEQVSNPRTGLIAGSGGASTLNQMEALDILREKGVKRVGPYRVTRTMSSTVSACLATPFKIKGLNYSIASACATSAHCIGTAMEQIQMGKQDIVFAGGGEEEHWSQSFLFDAMGALSSKRNDTPEQASRAYDKDRDGFVIAGGGGMVVVEELEHALARGAKIYAEIVGYGATSDGYDMVAPSGEGAIRCMQQALSTVDTPIDYLNTHGTSTPVGDVAEMKGVREVFGDKAPAISSTKSLSGHSLGAAGVHEAIYCMLMMEGNFIAGSANIDELDPEVADLPVLTKTRENATINTVMSNSFGFGGTNATLVLKRWEGK; this is encoded by the coding sequence ATGCGCCGCGTCGTTATCACTGGTCTGGGCATCGTTTCGTGCCTGGGCAATGACAAAGAGACCGTCTCCGCTAACCTGCGTGCAAGCCGCCCTGGCATCCGGTTCAACCCGGAATATGCTGAAATGGGTCTGCGTAGCCAGGTTTCCGGCTCCATCGACCTCAACCTTGAAGAGCTGATCGATCGCAAGATCTATCGCTTCGTCGGCCATGCAGCGGCTTATGCCTACCTGGCCATGAAAGACGCCATCACTGACTCCGGCCTGACCGAAGAGCAGGTGTCCAACCCGCGCACCGGCCTGATCGCCGGCTCCGGCGGTGCCTCCACGCTGAACCAGATGGAAGCGCTGGACATCCTCCGTGAGAAAGGCGTGAAACGCGTCGGCCCGTACCGCGTCACGCGGACCATGAGCAGCACCGTTTCCGCTTGCCTGGCCACGCCATTCAAGATCAAGGGCCTGAACTACTCCATCGCCTCTGCCTGCGCCACCAGTGCTCACTGCATCGGTACCGCCATGGAACAGATCCAGATGGGCAAGCAGGACATCGTCTTCGCCGGTGGCGGTGAAGAAGAGCACTGGAGCCAGTCTTTCCTGTTCGACGCCATGGGCGCCCTGTCCAGCAAGCGCAATGACACCCCGGAACAAGCTTCCCGCGCCTACGACAAGGACCGTGACGGTTTCGTCATCGCTGGCGGCGGCGGCATGGTTGTCGTCGAAGAGCTGGAACACGCTCTGGCCCGCGGCGCGAAAATCTACGCCGAGATCGTTGGCTACGGCGCAACGTCCGACGGCTACGACATGGTTGCCCCGAGCGGTGAAGGCGCAATCCGCTGCATGCAGCAGGCGCTGTCCACCGTCGACACCCCGATCGACTACCTGAACACCCACGGCACTTCGACTCCGGTCGGCGACGTCGCGGAAATGAAAGGTGTGCGTGAAGTGTTCGGCGACAAGGCTCCAGCGATCAGCTCGACCAAGAGCCTGTCCGGTCACTCCTTGGGCGCCGCCGGCGTGCACGAAGCGATCTACTGCATGCTGATGATGGAAGGCAACTTCATTGCCGGCTCCGCCAACATCGACGAGCTGGACCCGGAAGTGGCCGATCTGCCGGTGCTGACCAAGACCCGCGAGAACGCCACCATCAACACTGTGATGAGCAACAGCTTCGGCTTCGGCGGCACCAACGCCACGCTGGTGCTGAAGCGCTGGGAAGGCAAGTAA
- a CDS encoding DUF2058 domain-containing protein, producing MSLSLRDQLLKAGLVNQKQAKQVSKDKQKQQRLAHKGQAELDDSQQRAAQEAMAEKVKRDQELNRQQQEKAEAKARAAQVKQLIEVSRLPKLTTEDYYNFVDDKKVKRISVNTLMRNKLSSGSLAIVHHNGGYEVIPREAALKIQERDPQRIVQLNVQTEEVNAEDDPYAAYQIPDDLMW from the coding sequence ATGAGCCTTTCCCTTCGCGACCAGTTGCTCAAAGCAGGCCTGGTCAATCAAAAGCAGGCCAAGCAGGTCAGCAAAGACAAGCAGAAGCAACAGCGTCTGGCCCACAAAGGCCAGGCCGAGCTGGATGATTCGCAGCAGCGCGCCGCCCAGGAAGCCATGGCCGAGAAGGTCAAGCGCGACCAGGAGCTGAACCGTCAGCAGCAGGAGAAGGCCGAGGCCAAGGCCCGCGCCGCACAGGTCAAGCAGTTGATCGAGGTCTCGCGTCTGCCCAAGCTGACCACCGAGGACTACTACAACTTCGTCGACGACAAGAAGGTCAAGCGCATCTCGGTCAACACGCTGATGCGCAACAAGCTCAGCAGCGGCTCGCTGGCGATCGTGCACCACAACGGCGGCTATGAAGTGATTCCCCGTGAAGCGGCACTCAAGATCCAGGAGCGCGACCCGCAGCGCATCGTCCAGCTCAACGTGCAGACCGAAGAGGTCAACGCCGAGGACGATCCGTACGCGGCTTATCAGATCCCTGACGATCTGATGTGGTAA
- a CDS encoding ATP-binding protein, whose amino-acid sequence MNFRRRWDINTRTQLISLGPALLLTLLLISFFTFVRIQDLRQELNHTGQLIANQLAPATEYGVISGNNEVLESLLKATLATPNVRFLEVQDSANRILVYVEQPADSHSRPHQVEVFQAPVRLQRIALHNDFFQDGKVSNSAAGEDYLGRVIVGLSNDAFSQRQQEILFKAGILALFALLFTFVVARRLAGSLSQPIRDIGDAVKAIQEGDYKTPLPIVDDTELGALSQHINNLAQALEQASREQQQAMAQLIQTREEAEKANNAKSDFLAMMSHELRTPMNGVLGMLQLLETTEMTDEQVEYAALASESTEHLLKVINDILDFSRIERSELELEHIPFNLAELIGACAQSFQHSAVQRGLALNLRIPDDMRGLQVQGDPTRIRQILVNLVGNALKFTEQGRVSIEAQWQSLDHELLWFTCSVRDSGIGISSQSLELMFNAFQQADSSISRRYGGTGLGLPIARTLAERMGGTLRAQSEEGRGSVFTLEIPLALYKQAMPALAAPRALNGSGQGDGRHVLLVEDNPVNQTVIEAMLRSLGFAVSVATDGAQAVRSAGDGEFEVILMDCRLPVIDGYEATRQIRDLPGRRDVPIIALTANALQGDRETCLAAGMNDYLAKPFKRNDLQQILQRWVS is encoded by the coding sequence ATGAATTTCCGTCGCCGTTGGGACATCAACACCCGCACCCAGCTGATCAGCCTCGGCCCGGCGCTGTTGCTGACGTTGCTGCTGATCAGCTTCTTTACCTTCGTACGCATCCAGGATTTGCGTCAGGAGCTGAACCACACCGGCCAGTTGATCGCCAACCAACTGGCCCCGGCCACGGAATACGGGGTGATTTCGGGCAACAACGAAGTGCTGGAAAGCCTGCTCAAAGCGACACTGGCCACGCCCAATGTGCGTTTTCTCGAAGTGCAGGACAGCGCCAACCGGATTCTGGTGTATGTCGAACAACCGGCCGACAGCCACAGCCGCCCCCATCAGGTCGAAGTGTTCCAGGCCCCGGTGCGCCTGCAGCGGATCGCTTTGCACAATGATTTTTTCCAGGACGGCAAAGTCAGCAACAGCGCCGCGGGCGAGGATTATCTGGGGCGGGTGATCGTCGGCCTGTCCAACGACGCTTTCAGTCAGCGCCAGCAGGAGATCCTGTTCAAGGCCGGGATTCTCGCGCTGTTTGCCCTGCTCTTCACCTTCGTCGTCGCCCGGCGTCTGGCCGGCAGTCTGTCGCAACCGATCCGCGACATCGGCGACGCAGTCAAGGCGATTCAGGAAGGCGACTACAAAACCCCGCTGCCGATCGTCGACGACACCGAACTGGGCGCGCTGTCGCAGCACATCAACAACCTCGCCCAGGCGCTGGAACAGGCCAGCCGCGAACAGCAACAGGCGATGGCGCAACTGATCCAGACCCGCGAAGAAGCGGAAAAGGCCAACAACGCCAAATCGGATTTCCTGGCGATGATGAGCCACGAACTGCGCACCCCCATGAACGGCGTGCTGGGCATGCTGCAGTTGCTCGAAACCACCGAGATGACCGACGAGCAGGTGGAGTACGCCGCTCTCGCTTCGGAGTCGACCGAGCATTTGCTCAAGGTCATCAACGACATTCTCGACTTCTCGCGAATCGAACGTTCGGAGCTGGAGCTTGAGCACATTCCGTTCAACCTCGCCGAGCTGATCGGCGCCTGCGCGCAATCGTTCCAGCACAGTGCGGTGCAGCGAGGCCTGGCGCTGAATCTGCGCATTCCCGACGACATGCGCGGTTTGCAGGTGCAGGGCGATCCGACGCGGATCCGGCAGATTCTGGTCAATCTGGTCGGCAATGCCTTGAAGTTCACCGAGCAGGGCCGGGTCAGCATCGAGGCGCAATGGCAATCGCTGGATCATGAACTGCTGTGGTTCACCTGCTCGGTGCGCGACAGCGGCATCGGCATTTCATCGCAGAGTCTGGAGCTGATGTTCAATGCCTTCCAGCAGGCCGACAGCTCGATCTCCCGCCGTTACGGCGGCACCGGCCTGGGTCTGCCGATCGCGCGCACGCTCGCCGAACGCATGGGCGGCACCTTGCGCGCGCAGAGTGAGGAAGGACGCGGTTCGGTGTTCACGCTGGAAATTCCATTGGCGCTCTATAAGCAGGCAATGCCGGCGCTGGCCGCGCCGCGTGCGCTGAACGGCAGCGGTCAGGGCGACGGGCGTCATGTGTTGCTGGTCGAAGACAATCCGGTCAACCAGACCGTGATCGAAGCGATGCTGCGCAGTCTGGGTTTTGCCGTCAGCGTGGCGACCGATGGCGCGCAAGCGGTGCGCAGCGCCGGGGACGGCGAATTCGAAGTGATTCTGATGGACTGCCGCCTGCCGGTCATCGACGGCTACGAGGCCACGCGGCAGATTCGCGACCTGCCCGGACGCCGCGATGTGCCGATCATCGCGCTGACTGCCAATGCCTTGCAGGGCGACCGCGAAACCTGTCTGGCGGCGGGTATGAACGATTACCTGGCCAAGCCGTTCAAACGCAATGACCTGCAGCAGATTTTGCAGCGCTGGGTGTCGTAG